A DNA window from Agarivorans sp. TSD2052 contains the following coding sequences:
- a CDS encoding glycoside hydrolase family 16 protein — MRVKQHLVVAAPCLVLLLNACGSTNAPPAAVSVDATDPTGRPSALWQLVWSDEFNAADIDVAKWSFEEHCWGGGNNEQQCYTKRKANAFIENGALHIAAKRGNYSGASLPGGDKRVKKTLPFTSAKLHTKGKVDWKYGRFEVRAKMPQGQGTWSTIWMLPSNSVYGKWPASGEIDIVEAVNLKTKTDLQDAPSTQRESRVYGGLHYGRAFPENVRSGQAYSLPYGKNPADNFHTYAIEWEEGEIRWYVDNLHYATQRQDEWYSQFKENGVLINGKGAAPFDENFHLLLNLAVGGSWAENTNDTGVDSSVFPQNLSIDYVRVYQCSVDRSTGRGCATISNDAALVEGYLAPELSVADRSFATGPVFGLFEDSLDGRLTANSYDPENNIIYQELDELGRGKVVKISKSGKAGNVYFTAPPTNMSHWLKGGELIFDLNIQSMDKSAALLVKMDSGWPDASDFKVNLPKKGEWAQIRVNVADLVENGNSLVSGKFVDMTQVTNLFVIEPTGKMTFKLDNIRFEYPEADMPINFDKVEANYQLVDFGGNQTEIIDDPKGQKGRVAATVKSENAAIWAGTTVGGVDGFASPLVMTGDKPTLSLWVYSSEAGVPVRLKIADSKEGQHFAEVEVKTRSANQWERLNFDFSTANPSLNSRWNYNKVTVFFNFGVRGEDVGPKVFYWDELKVAP; from the coding sequence ATGAGAGTTAAACAACATTTGGTGGTGGCTGCACCATGTCTAGTTTTATTGCTTAATGCTTGTGGCTCAACTAATGCACCCCCAGCGGCAGTGAGTGTCGATGCTACTGATCCCACTGGTCGACCTAGTGCGCTTTGGCAGTTGGTTTGGAGTGATGAATTTAATGCGGCTGACATAGATGTTGCTAAATGGAGCTTTGAAGAGCATTGCTGGGGAGGAGGGAACAATGAACAGCAATGTTATACAAAGAGAAAAGCCAATGCCTTTATTGAAAATGGCGCACTGCATATAGCGGCCAAACGCGGAAACTATAGCGGCGCTTCTTTACCCGGCGGTGATAAACGTGTGAAGAAGACCCTTCCATTTACCTCAGCCAAGCTACACACCAAAGGCAAAGTTGATTGGAAGTACGGACGATTTGAAGTCCGCGCAAAAATGCCGCAAGGGCAGGGCACTTGGTCGACAATTTGGATGCTACCCTCAAACTCGGTTTACGGTAAATGGCCTGCGTCGGGGGAAATTGACATTGTAGAAGCGGTAAATTTAAAAACCAAAACTGACCTGCAAGATGCACCCAGCACCCAACGAGAATCGCGGGTTTATGGTGGGTTACATTACGGCCGAGCTTTCCCCGAAAATGTGCGCTCCGGCCAAGCCTACAGCTTACCTTACGGGAAAAACCCCGCAGACAATTTTCATACCTATGCTATCGAGTGGGAGGAAGGCGAGATCCGCTGGTACGTAGATAATCTGCACTATGCAACACAGCGTCAAGACGAGTGGTACAGCCAATTCAAAGAGAATGGTGTGTTGATTAATGGTAAAGGCGCAGCGCCCTTTGATGAAAATTTCCACTTACTACTTAACTTAGCGGTAGGAGGTTCTTGGGCGGAAAATACCAACGATACAGGAGTCGACAGTTCTGTTTTCCCGCAAAATCTAAGTATTGATTATGTCAGGGTGTATCAATGTTCAGTGGATCGTTCAACGGGTAGGGGCTGTGCCACTATTTCTAATGATGCGGCGTTGGTCGAGGGTTACCTTGCTCCAGAGTTATCGGTAGCCGACCGTAGTTTTGCAACCGGCCCGGTATTTGGGTTATTTGAAGACAGTTTAGACGGTCGTCTTACCGCCAACAGTTATGACCCAGAAAATAATATTATCTATCAAGAGCTTGATGAGCTTGGCCGCGGTAAGGTTGTGAAGATCAGTAAATCAGGTAAGGCGGGCAATGTCTATTTTACCGCGCCACCGACCAATATGAGCCACTGGTTAAAAGGTGGAGAGCTGATATTTGATTTAAACATTCAATCTATGGATAAAAGTGCGGCACTGTTGGTGAAAATGGACAGTGGTTGGCCTGATGCTAGTGACTTTAAGGTAAATTTACCTAAAAAAGGTGAATGGGCCCAGATTAGAGTGAACGTTGCTGATCTCGTGGAAAATGGTAATAGCTTGGTGTCGGGTAAGTTTGTTGATATGACGCAAGTGACAAATTTATTTGTGATAGAACCCACCGGCAAGATGACCTTTAAATTGGATAATATTCGCTTTGAGTACCCTGAAGCCGATATGCCAATCAATTTTGATAAAGTAGAGGCTAATTATCAGTTAGTGGATTTTGGCGGTAATCAAACCGAGATCATTGATGACCCTAAAGGCCAAAAAGGGCGTGTTGCCGCCACCGTTAAGTCAGAAAATGCCGCAATATGGGCCGGTACAACGGTTGGCGGGGTCGATGGTTTTGCCAGTCCCTTGGTGATGACGGGTGATAAACCTACGTTAAGCCTTTGGGTATATTCTTCTGAGGCTGGTGTCCCGGTAAGGCTTAAAATTGCTGATAGCAAAGAAGGACAGCACTTCGCTGAGGTAGAAGTTAAAACACGCAGCGCTAACCAATGGGAGCGGTTGAACTTCGATTTCTCTACAGCGAATCCTAGCCTGAATAGCCGTTGGAACTATAACAAAGTGACAGTGTTTTTTAATTTTGGTGTACGCGGTGAAGATGTCGGACCAAAAGTGTTCTACTGGGATGAGTTGAAGGTAGCACCTTAA
- a CDS encoding glycoside hydrolase family 16 protein translates to MMKNWSKPLMTITALAVTATMSGCGSTPADSGEHQLVVTKEALVLTAEPVEPSDSWKLIWSDEFDGDEIDTRKWGWEQNCWGGGNNEQQCYTKRKVNSFVEDGKLHIVAKRGNFTGPDNPDGKKGLNKTLPYTSARLRTLNKGDWKYGRFEVRAKLPEGQGTWPAIWMLPTDWVYGGWAASGEIDIMEAVNLKTSSDEKGSIGQPESRVHGTLHFGKKWPDNAHTGQGAKLPNGINPADDYHTYAIEWEEGEIRWYVDNIHFATQKDNGWYSQYEKDGELITATEPGAPFNQKFHLLLNLAVGGNWAAKANEHGIDESVFPQALSVDYVRVYRCRVDRWKGKGCASVSEDAVLVPGVEPPAILAADDSYADGPLLDIYTDNLNSNLAFESYNPVDAVKYAEVEEAGRGKVIQVTKQDGAGNIYFRAPKTDLTHWLETGHLVLDVKVESQASAAELLVKLDSGWPNTSDYTVELPPVGSWGEVKISIADILAGGNRFAGGAANIAEIRNLLVFEQSPNTVIKLDNIRFEK, encoded by the coding sequence ATGATGAAAAATTGGTCAAAACCGCTGATGACCATTACCGCATTAGCAGTGACAGCGACAATGAGCGGTTGTGGTTCAACGCCTGCAGATAGTGGCGAACACCAACTGGTTGTTACAAAAGAAGCATTGGTACTCACAGCCGAGCCGGTAGAGCCAAGTGATTCATGGAAACTCATCTGGAGTGATGAATTTGATGGTGACGAGATTGACACCAGAAAATGGGGGTGGGAACAGAACTGTTGGGGCGGCGGTAATAACGAGCAACAGTGTTACACCAAACGCAAAGTAAACTCGTTTGTAGAAGACGGTAAACTGCACATTGTCGCCAAAAGAGGTAACTTTACTGGGCCAGACAACCCTGATGGTAAGAAGGGTTTAAATAAAACCTTGCCTTATACCTCTGCCCGTTTACGTACCTTAAACAAAGGCGATTGGAAATACGGTCGCTTTGAAGTAAGAGCAAAGCTACCTGAAGGACAGGGAACATGGCCAGCCATTTGGATGCTACCTACTGATTGGGTATATGGTGGTTGGGCAGCATCGGGTGAAATTGACATTATGGAAGCGGTTAACCTAAAAACCTCTTCTGATGAAAAAGGTTCAATTGGTCAACCTGAAAGCCGAGTTCATGGCACCTTACACTTTGGTAAAAAGTGGCCTGATAACGCCCACACAGGCCAAGGCGCCAAACTACCTAACGGCATTAACCCAGCCGATGACTACCACACCTACGCCATTGAATGGGAAGAAGGCGAGATACGCTGGTATGTCGACAATATTCATTTTGCCACTCAGAAAGATAATGGTTGGTATAGTCAATACGAAAAAGACGGGGAGTTAATCACTGCTACTGAACCCGGCGCGCCGTTTAACCAAAAATTTCACTTACTTCTAAACCTAGCGGTAGGCGGAAACTGGGCGGCTAAAGCCAATGAACACGGGATTGATGAATCGGTGTTCCCGCAAGCCTTGTCAGTTGACTATGTGCGCGTATATCGCTGTAGAGTGGACCGCTGGAAAGGTAAAGGTTGTGCGTCAGTGTCAGAAGATGCGGTGTTAGTGCCTGGTGTAGAGCCTCCTGCTATTTTAGCTGCGGATGATAGTTATGCCGATGGCCCGCTATTGGATATCTATACCGATAACCTAAATAGCAACCTAGCCTTTGAAAGCTACAATCCGGTTGATGCGGTTAAATACGCGGAAGTTGAAGAAGCAGGTCGCGGCAAAGTTATTCAAGTCACGAAGCAAGATGGGGCTGGTAACATCTATTTCCGCGCGCCAAAGACCGATTTAACACATTGGTTAGAGACCGGCCATTTAGTGCTAGACGTGAAAGTAGAGAGCCAAGCAAGCGCCGCCGAACTGCTAGTTAAATTGGATAGTGGCTGGCCGAACACCAGTGATTACACCGTAGAGTTACCTCCTGTTGGTAGCTGGGGTGAAGTGAAAATTAGTATTGCTGACATCCTAGCTGGCGGTAATCGCTTTGCTGGAGGCGCAGCCAATATCGCAGAAATTAGAAACTTGTTGGTATTTGAACAGTCGCCTAACACTGTAATAAAGCTAGATAACATTCGTTTCGAAAAGTAG
- a CDS encoding LacI family DNA-binding transcriptional regulator has product MITIKEVSELAKVSQATVSRAINGHSSVKEKNRVKVFDAIEQLGYKPNTFAQALASNRSNSIGMLVGSLDGPYFGPLMYNTENIIREQKLHLIVASGQESKTKEVDSIEFLSSKKVDGLIIHADKLSDNELIKITEDTPASIILNRNIPELADHCIWIDNELGGYLATKHLIENGHVKVACITGQMSKVESRDRLQGYRNALAEYGIPYDTNLVIEGRFDHEGNHETVHRLMARDSGFTAIFCQNDNIALAVYNVASDMKLTVGEDISIVGFDNDTYSQHIRPRLTTVSFPIEKMSNDAAHGVIALMNDQKYPIAGRLEPKLIVRDSVKPINP; this is encoded by the coding sequence TTGATTACAATCAAGGAAGTTTCTGAGTTGGCTAAAGTCTCTCAGGCTACAGTATCAAGAGCTATTAACGGGCATTCCTCAGTTAAAGAAAAGAACCGAGTTAAGGTGTTTGATGCCATTGAGCAACTAGGCTATAAACCTAATACCTTTGCTCAGGCTTTGGCGTCTAATCGTTCGAATAGTATCGGTATGTTAGTGGGAAGCTTAGATGGTCCGTATTTTGGCCCATTGATGTATAACACCGAGAATATTATTCGCGAGCAAAAACTACACCTCATTGTTGCGAGTGGCCAAGAATCGAAAACTAAAGAAGTAGATTCCATCGAGTTTTTGTCCTCAAAAAAAGTGGATGGGCTAATTATTCACGCAGATAAGCTTTCTGATAATGAACTGATTAAGATTACTGAGGATACCCCTGCGTCAATTATCCTTAATCGGAATATCCCAGAGCTCGCCGACCACTGTATTTGGATCGATAACGAGTTAGGCGGCTATTTGGCCACCAAGCATTTAATTGAAAACGGCCATGTTAAAGTGGCCTGTATTACTGGCCAAATGAGCAAAGTGGAAAGCCGTGATCGCTTGCAAGGCTATCGAAATGCCTTAGCTGAGTATGGCATCCCTTATGATACGAACTTAGTGATTGAAGGTCGGTTTGATCACGAAGGTAATCATGAAACTGTTCATAGACTAATGGCAAGAGACAGTGGTTTCACCGCCATTTTCTGTCAAAACGATAACATAGCCTTAGCGGTATACAACGTGGCTAGCGATATGAAGCTGACAGTGGGCGAAGATATTTCAATTGTCGGTTTTGATAACGATACCTATAGCCAACATATCCGCCCTAGGCTGACCACGGTAAGCTTTCCGATTGAAAAAATGAGCAATGATGCCGCCCACGGAGTGATTGCTCTGATGAACGATCAAAAATATCCGATTGCCGGTAGATTAGAGCCAAAGTTGATTGTTCGAGACTCTGTGAAGCCAATCAATCCTTAA
- a CDS encoding ABC transporter ATP-binding protein: MSSNTPKEAVLSVRNLIKDFPMGHSSSKDNLMRAVNDVSFDLCKGEALAIVGESGSGKSTGARVLTRIYEKNGGDIIFKGQPLDEFVKQHGSLEYARQVQMIFQDPFGSLNPVHSIYHHIARPLQIHKRADKNTVTKLVHELLDLVGLSPVVETAAKYPHELSGGQRQRVAIARALAVDPEVILADEPISMLDVSVRLGILNLMADLKDKHGISFMYITHDIATARYFAEKTAVMYVGHMVEWGNSDKVTQTPQHPYTKLLLSAVPEATKSGRRELGAKKGDIPMWHPTSVGCPFAARCPQAQERCSTSFPEVTQLADDHFIRCFNI, translated from the coding sequence ATGAGTTCAAACACTCCTAAAGAAGCCGTTTTATCGGTTAGAAACTTAATTAAAGATTTCCCTATGGGCCACTCTTCAAGTAAAGATAACTTGATGAGAGCGGTCAATGATGTGTCATTTGATCTATGTAAAGGTGAGGCCTTAGCCATTGTGGGTGAATCAGGCTCAGGTAAGAGTACTGGCGCCCGAGTGCTTACGCGTATTTACGAAAAAAATGGCGGCGATATCATCTTTAAAGGACAACCTTTAGATGAGTTTGTAAAACAACACGGTAGCCTAGAATACGCTAGACAAGTGCAAATGATCTTCCAAGACCCATTTGGCTCACTTAACCCAGTGCACTCTATCTATCATCATATTGCCCGCCCATTGCAGATTCATAAGCGCGCAGATAAAAATACAGTCACTAAGTTAGTTCATGAACTCCTTGATTTGGTCGGCCTTTCACCAGTAGTAGAAACTGCGGCTAAATATCCTCATGAGCTAAGTGGCGGACAACGACAACGTGTCGCCATCGCCAGAGCATTAGCGGTAGACCCTGAGGTAATTTTGGCTGATGAGCCAATCTCTATGCTAGATGTATCGGTCCGTTTAGGTATTTTGAACCTGATGGCCGATTTAAAAGACAAACATGGCATTTCTTTCATGTACATCACTCATGATATTGCGACAGCGCGCTACTTTGCGGAAAAAACTGCTGTGATGTATGTAGGCCACATGGTGGAATGGGGCAACAGTGATAAGGTAACGCAAACTCCGCAACACCCTTATACCAAACTGTTACTTTCAGCTGTGCCTGAAGCGACTAAAAGCGGTCGTCGTGAACTTGGAGCTAAAAAAGGAGACATCCCTATGTGGCACCCCACTTCAGTAGGTTGTCCGTTTGCCGCTCGTTGCCCTCAAGCGCAAGAGCGATGCAGCACTAGCTTCCCAGAAGTCACACAACTTGCTGACGACCATTTCATTCGTTGTTTTAACATTTAA
- a CDS encoding ABC transporter ATP-binding protein, whose product MSQPLLEINNLSVDYVSPNGIARAVNNVSLSIAPGETVGIAGESGCGKSTLAFAISRLHKAPALIPEGEILYKGRDVLKMSDKELRAFRWNDVSIVFQSAMNSLNPVITIGEQLIDVILAHKDVSKKQAVAKAKELLGIVGIHGDRMTSFPHQLSGGMRQRVVIAIALALEPKLIIMDEPTTALDVVVEREILNELYDLKEKFGFSILFISHDLSLMGEIADRIGVMYAGNLIELGDAKTVFTQPTHPYTKGLVSSFPTIHGPKERLYGIPGDPVNLLKLPTGCNFQERCKSCIDVCKTNEPILRAQANNTHAACHILEI is encoded by the coding sequence ATGAGCCAGCCACTATTAGAAATTAACAACTTAAGCGTTGATTACGTATCACCCAACGGTATTGCTCGCGCGGTAAACAATGTGAGCCTTAGCATCGCACCAGGAGAAACCGTAGGGATAGCCGGCGAATCGGGCTGTGGTAAAAGTACCCTCGCCTTCGCGATTTCTCGTTTGCACAAAGCACCAGCACTGATCCCTGAAGGTGAAATACTTTATAAGGGGCGTGATGTACTGAAAATGTCTGACAAAGAGTTACGTGCTTTTCGTTGGAATGATGTCTCGATTGTATTTCAGAGTGCGATGAATTCGCTCAACCCCGTTATTACCATTGGTGAGCAGTTAATTGACGTCATTCTTGCTCATAAAGATGTGAGCAAGAAACAAGCGGTAGCTAAAGCAAAAGAGCTATTAGGCATTGTCGGTATTCATGGCGATCGCATGACAAGCTTCCCTCACCAATTAAGTGGCGGCATGCGTCAACGCGTCGTGATTGCTATTGCGCTCGCGCTTGAGCCCAAGCTGATTATCATGGATGAGCCAACCACCGCTCTAGACGTGGTAGTAGAGCGAGAAATTTTAAATGAGTTGTACGATCTAAAAGAAAAATTTGGATTCTCAATTTTGTTTATTAGCCATGATTTAAGCCTTATGGGCGAGATTGCAGACCGCATTGGCGTCATGTACGCAGGTAACCTGATTGAACTCGGCGATGCGAAAACTGTATTTACCCAACCGACCCACCCCTACACCAAAGGTTTAGTGTCATCGTTCCCAACTATTCATGGCCCTAAAGAGCGTTTGTATGGCATTCCGGGAGATCCGGTTAACTTACTCAAATTGCCCACTGGCTGTAATTTCCAAGAGCGTTGTAAAAGCTGCATAGACGTTTGTAAAACCAATGAGCCGATCCTTCGTGCTCAAGCCAATAATACCCACGCGGCTTGCCACATACTGGAGATATAG